The DNA sequence AAACTATGAAACGCTGGTATTTGAAATTTGCAAGTTATAAAACTCCCAATGATGTTTATGATGCCGATAAATTGGGGGAAAAGACTATTGAAACAAGCCAGTGAGTCCTGATTCTTCGAAAAATCCTGCAAATTTTAAACCCGGAGATATTTTAGTTTTAAAACCACTCGATTCCAGTGAGGTGCTAGATAGGATAGTAGATTTTATTCATGTTTATTCTTCGGTTGAAGAAATGGCGAAAAATGAACCGGTAGAGAAAATATTCTCCGGATGTAAATCCCCCGAAGAACTTGCTGAAATATTTGAAGAGGTTAAGAAAAAGTGGGGCAAAGTTTATACTTACAAAATAGAAAAATACGGAATAGTTGCCATTGGGATTAATAAGTGGGATAAAAGGGTTATACAAAAAAGAGCAGAGATGTTTGCAATGGAGAAGTTTAGAAGTAATTTTTATAAATTAGCTAAGTAGCGTAAGAAGTAGGACTAAATAAAAAATAACTGCTCAAAATACAATATAATGCGGTGAATTACTAGATCGTTTATGGGGTTCTAGTTCTGGAATGATTCGCAGCTCTGAGAAACAAGCGACCAGCTTGATATTGTATACGTCTTTTCGTTTTTTTCTCGGTCGCATCCCCCCCAGCAGCCTCGATAGCAAGCTGCTTGGCGCATTCTTGACCAGATTTCTCAAAATGTTGAACAGCTAATCCTTCTAGAAGGTCAATATGTGTTTCGCCAGCATGTGTTTCACGTTTAGACATATTGCAATTATAAATATATATCCCATAATAGTCAATATCCATACTTGATTATTAATTTTTGATATACTTATCATATGCCTGAACTTCCGGAAGTAGAATCAATTCGTCTGCAATTAACCAAATACGTTGTCGGTCACAAAATTGAAAAAACAGAAATAAATTACAAAAAATGTTTTCAGGGAGACCCCAACAAGCTAAAACAAGCAAAAATTGGCGAAATTCGTAGATTTGGAAAAGCAATCGTTATTGATTTGAACAATAAATTATCGATATTAATTCATGTCAAAATGACAGGCCAACTAATTTATCGAGGTCCAAATTTGTCACCCGCTCCTGCAATTTCTGACAAGGTAAAAGGTGGGCTTGGCGGAAAGCATACGCATGTAGTATTCCATCTTAATAAGGATGCAAAACTTTTCTTTAATGATTACAGGAAATTCGGGTGGATAAAGGTAGTCAAAACCGATGAAGTTGAGGAGGATAAATTTATCAAAAATATCGGTCCCGAACCATTTAAGGATTTAACGATCGAATATTTCACCAAGACACTATCAA is a window from the Candidatus Woesebacteria bacterium genome containing:
- the mutM gene encoding bifunctional DNA-formamidopyrimidine glycosylase/DNA-(apurinic or apyrimidinic site) lyase, whose product is MPELPEVESIRLQLTKYVVGHKIEKTEINYKKCFQGDPNKLKQAKIGEIRRFGKAIVIDLNNKLSILIHVKMTGQLIYRGPNLSPAPAISDKVKGGLGGKHTHVVFHLNKDAKLFFNDYRKFGWIKVVKTDEVEEDKFIKNIGPEPFKDLTIEYFTKTLSKTKRNIKSVLMDQKVVAGVGNIYANDALWLSGIHPTTPAHKLPPEKVKELYHAIEQVLQRGLADGGASENSFVTPDGADGNYQKHFLAYDKKGEKCVRCGGIFVKDKVGGRGSVYCPKCQKKY